In Aspergillus nidulans FGSC A4 chromosome II, the genomic stretch TGGCTTTTTGAACGTGCCGGCGCTACTCTGTTGTTAGTATTGAGAGCAGAGTCTTGGATAGAAAGGCTTACCCGCCGAATCCAAACTTGACGCCCTGTTCCTTGAGGAACTGCCCAatggcattgatggcttTGGCTGCAGCGAGCCAGCCGCCGTCGCCACAGAACAGGCCTTTCCAGCCCTATACGTATTAGTTAGCATACTTCGAGGACCTGAGCAGCGGATACTGAAAGGTGGAAAGTACTTTAATCTGCTCCTGCGTGAAATGCGGCGCTTTAGCCAGGATCTCGTCTTCACTTTCCAGCATGAAATTCGTCTTCTCGAGCCCAATGCCTGCGTCGAGAAGAGACTGGTATTTCTTCCGAAGACCCTCGATGCCTTCCTCTGTTGAAGAGACGTCGATCTGTATCTTCACGTATCAGCATTGTTTCTCGTCTCTCTATGATGTCAGTGATTGGTGACGCACCATTCCAACATTGTGGAAAAACGGCTTGAAGAGAGGATCATTTTTCCACATGTCCAGCGCCTCAAGAGAGAGCTGTAAATCAGGCTTGTTGCGCAGCCTGATGCTCATGATTTTGTTCAGGTCGTAGCCTGCAGACTGTGCGGAGGGGATAGGGCACGTGTCGAGCACTGTAATGTTGGACGGCGTGTAGCCGGCGCGCAGGAGGTGTAGGGCTGTCGACGAGCCCATtgtgccgccgccgccgacgacaaTGATTTTGGTGTTGGCTCGGGGCGTCATGGTTGCAATGCAGTTGTCGGCTTGAGTAAAGGGATAAAGATGGAAGAATTGACAGGGAAAGGGGTTGCGAGAGGGACTGGAGGGAGTCAACCTTGGCTGTAGAATACTGTCAAGTAATGCTCCACTGATAAGTTGTAACTCTATATTCACGACAGATAGCTATACTGTAGAGCGATGAATATTTATAAGACAGCCTGATCATGCCAGATAGAAAGCCGATAAAATGGATCAATCCGATTGGCTCTTAATGAACGGCGTCGCGGGGATTTTGTGGAGCGATGGCGTCTACTACGAGACTACTAGGGACTAACATTCGCGTGGACCTTCCCACCGCTTGGCCGGCCTCAGCTCGATGGGAAGCTTGGCTCACAGCCCAGATCTCCGGCTAAAACGCAGGCGGCTTGGACCGTTTCGCCTGGACCTTCCACCGGGATCGGAGGCGAACCCCATGGCACAGTTGGAGACGTTGGAGACACGATGGGACGTGGGGAGACCCACCCAGATACCGGAGGGATCGTGGCAGAGATACAGAGATAACCCGAGGGTAAGGGTGTATAGTAGCTGCCATTGCGGGTATATAACCAGCGCCTTCCCCGGCTTTGATCTCGAGGTCCTGGATATCCAACATACGATCCACCATGACCGACTCCAAAACTGCTGCCCCCAAGGGCCCCAACCAGGATGACCGTCCTGCTTCCCCGGCTGCGGGCGAACTCGTCCCCGGGATCGACATGGAGCACTATAGAAACACGGTCCCGTTGTGGAAGCGGGTATGGCAGCACAGTCTGACGCAGATGATGCTTCTGAGTATCCAGGCCTTCTGCGGTCCCGCCATGTCCGATGCAATTGCTGGTAAGTTCGACACCAGAGACAAGACTCGAGTGACGACTGATAGAGTGATTCTTCAACAGGCCTCGGCGGTGGTGGTCTTGCAACACCCAAAGTATCCAACATCTCAAACGCCATAAACTACGCCATGCTTGCAATCGTTTGCTTTCTGGGCGGGCCACTGGTGAACAAGATCGGAGTCAAGTGGGCGCTGGTTCTGGGTTCCATGTCGTTTCCTATTCAGGGGTCTGCGTACTACTGCAACAGCAAGTTCGGCAATCAATGGGTGAGTCACGGTTAACCTCCGTTTCTGGAACCCTGTCTGACGAATGCAAGTATCTTATTTTCAGCGGTGCCATCAGCGGCGCCGGGACGGCGTGCTGGTACGTCGCAGAGGCTGGTTGCATTATGACCCTCGCGCCGTCTGGTGCTCGTGGAAAGTATCTGGCGCTGTGGATTGTGTCGAGAAACCTCGGACAGCTTGTGGGAGGAGCCATCAAGTGAGTACCGCATAAATTGAGATATGTCTCAGCTGACATCCCCAGTCTGTCAAAGAACCACGTCGAAGGAGCCGATGGTGGTATCACCCCAGACACCTACATCGCCTTTGTGATTATTGAATGTCTTGCGTGAGTGCATCATGTGCAGACCAGTCGGAGAGAGTGTAACTAATAgctcagcctcccattcGCTCTGTTGATTGCTCCCTTTGAACGCGTTGTCCGTTCTGATGGGACTAAGATCGTCATGGCCGAAACCCTCTCCACCAAACGAGAGTTCAAGCAGATCCTCAAGACCATGACTTCAAGGCTTATCCTACTGTCTGGAATCTGGGCACTGTGGTCATTCTTCTACTCGTGCGTATCCCTCAGCCCGTTAAGAAGTATGAGCTGACCGAGACAGCGGCTCCTGGTCCACATACCTAGGGACCTACTTCTCCGTCCGCGCCCGAGCCCTCTCGTCTCTCATCTCACCCTTTTTCTGCATGTAAGTTTCACCTTCAGCATTGACTTGCTTTAGCTGACCCCTCAGCGTCGGATGCTTCGGCCTCGGATTCATCCTCGACATGAAGGGCTTCAGCCAACGCCGCCGCGCCCAGATGGGTCTCTACACTGTTGTCATTCTTAATGTCGGTGTCTACATCTGGTCCATTATCATGCAGAACAAGTTCAACCACCATAACCCCGGCCACATTGACTGGAATGACGGACTGTATCCATCATCCTTCCTGCCGTACTTCTTCGTGCAGACAACCGGCCCGCTCTCGCAGTCGTACATGTACTGGTTGCTGTCGTCATTCGCGACAGATGCGCAGGGTAAGTCAACAATCTAGCACTTGCAGGAGGCACAGCTGACGAGATATCCAGCAAATGTCCGTAATGGCGCTATGTTTAGGTGCATTGAAGCAATTGGACAGGCCATTGCCTATGGTATGAACACTCAGACGGACAGTAATCCTTTGATCGGATTGTATGTTTTCCACCATTCGTTCCTCAAGGGCATCACTGACGGCTTCCAGCATCGTTACAtttgttcttcttgcggTCTCGTTACTACCAATGATTCTGCTTGTGAACAGCACGCCGGACCAGATTCCTGCAGATGTAGTTGCCCAGGAGCAAAATGCCGCTCTTGCAAAGGCCGAGGATGTCTAAATGAGACCTGATTGGCTCGGGTTAAACCGGTAGCAGATCGTGCACCAGAGTTATGGGATCGGCTTCATTATATGTGTTAGCGACGCGCTTCGAGCCATGGCGTAGGTGTAATAATATACCTTTCACATAATCCAGTTCCCTGGGCTCAGCATATGATTAGCTTCCAAGAAACAGTAAACAGTAAACATATTTCGTAAGCCAGACGCTGATTCTTTCCGAGGTCATTGTAGGTTGTGAGAAGGGAATCTGGGGTCGAGCCGGGGAAAATACGCTTGGCTTCCCAATTAGGCAGGACTTGCTAGTTATTGACGTCATCACAAGAGAAGTCACGTGATAAGCTGAGTAATGGCTCCGATCCGCCGGACTCTCTCGCTTTTGGCGTCAAGAGTCCAGGGTCCTGTTACCGAGAATCGACCATCAAATTAGGAGCATCCAGTGCGCCCTTTCTGCAGTTTCAAATACACAATTGCGAGTGGATGGATTACACCCAATAGGCTGTCAGACTGACTACTCGACTTGATCACTGGTCGACGATATGTCCATCTGAAATGAGGGGTTAAAACTGAGAAACCAGTTCGTGCGACAGCTACCAGATGGACAGCAAcgcctccccctcctccaaccACCCGTCCATGTCGTTCTCTCCCGCAGGCGCCGACATAGGCAGTGCTGGCCCTGGCTCTTCCCGGTCCGGCACAGTTACCGACCTCCCCCAAGCGCAAGTCGATGCGATTATCCGCGCGAAACGCAAGGCGCGCGAACCGAAAGCCTGCTATCCCTGCCATGCGCGGAAGGTGAAATGCGACCGGAACCTGCCATGCGATGGATGTGTTAAGCGCGACCATGCGGAGCTTTGCTCGTACGAGCGGCCGTCGAAGAGACGTGTTGGAACTGGCCCGGACACTGGTTATTTGGATGGTGGTGCCGGTCATCCTGCTGTAGGCGCTGGCCCTGCCGCTGGTGGCACGAGGACGTCAGCTGGCGGGGAAGCTGGGCTAGATGGTTCAGTCAGACTGAAGCAGGAGCCTGGGTTGAGTAGCCACACGAGCCCGGCGGGTGGCGGACGGGTCTCGATTGCCCGCGAGGACTGGGATAATGTTCGCAACAAATTAagagagatggagcagaCACTAGCGATTATGCGGGCAGGATTAGACAAGGCCAATGAGGAGGGTGTGGGGGTGCATTCGACATTGGAGACGGGAAGCGTGCAGAGCGCTGATGCAAGCAACCGGTCGAAAGGCGGCTCTCCGGAGCGAGAGGGGATTCTTGCCCCGAATACTCTGGGCGAGGGTACAGTGCATCTCGGATCAAGATCGGTCCTGGCTTATATTCTGAATAACAAGTCTGGGTCCGATCAATTGCAGGCTTTGCTCGAGGGAGGGATTTTGCCGAAGCTTGGTCTTGACAATGAGTCTGCGACGTATCCGTTTGTTGATTTGTGGTCGTCCGAGATGTCGACTTTTGACATCAGTGCAGTCTGCTGTGCGCTTCCGACAGACCAGCAGTGCAAGGAGTAAGTGTCGCTGATTGCGTTTTATCGCCCGGCTAATGGTGTAGGTTTTTCTGCTACTACCGAGATATCGCCGGCGCTATCTATCCTGTTATCGAGGACGTAGCTTTGTTTGAGCGGAATCTCGACCTTCTCCTGCACAATAGAAACACTGCTGGCGGGGTGTACAGAGCAGATGATGACCATGCGCAGAGGCCGTTTGGCATGTCCATTGCATTCCTTGGTTTATTGTTCGCGGTCCTGGCTTCCGGCTGCCAGTCATCGGACTTGCCTGGTAAAGAACGGGAGCTGAGTTCACAGGTCTATGGTAAGCTGTTCAGTGTATAGTCCACGGCCCATGCTGACGGTATAGTGTGCTGCTCGTATCAATGTCTCCGCATGACAAACTTTCTGTCTCAGCCAACGATAGAAGCCATTCAGACTTTGCTGGTGATTGGCAATGTCTTATCGTATAACATGAACCCAGGGATCTCTTACGTTTTACTCGGTATGTGAACCGCACTAGCCCATATTCAACTTACTGACCCGTTAGGCATGACACTTCGAATGGGCCTGGCGCTCGGCTTGCACGTTGAATCGAGCCATTTCTCCACAGTCGAACGTTATCGACGGCGGCATGTGTGGTGGTCCATGGCATGGCAGGACAGCCATTTCTCACTATCCTATGACCGGCCGTCGACCACCGCTGTTAGTCAACCGGAGATCGCGAAAAGGGAGGGCTCTAAGCCCGGCGATTACACCTACTTCGAGTCTCTCTGCGGGGTGATTTCTTTAGCTCTCAAAGTCGTCCGCAGCCGTATGCTCAGTCCACACTCCCAACTGAGCTGGGAGAGTATCCAAAACTACAAAGACCAGATTCAGAAGATCCTCATCGAAGCGCGCCCCTATCTCCGCGATCCCAAATACTGCATTACTCCCACCGAACACCTCGAGCGCACCGTCCTCAAACTCCACTCCTCTTATTTCTCTTCTGAGCTCTGCCGGCCAGCGCTCAAGTCCGCCAACGCGCGCGACCCGCAAACCGCTCGCATGCGCGCCGAGTGTCTTGAACATCTTATGACGACAGTGGACGCGTACGTGGAGATGCACACCGTCAGTCCACACGCCGCCCGATCATGGATCACGCTACAGCGCGCAATCAGCTCaatcttccttcttgccgtcacAGACGAAACCAAGTCGAACCCGCAGTTCTGGACCCTCCTTCGCAGACTCAAGGCCATCATTAGCGAACGTGCAGAAGCAGAGTTCGACTATGGTGCAGACGCCACTGCCGCATC encodes the following:
- a CDS encoding uncharacterized protein (transcript_id=CADANIAT00004157), whose translation is MTDSKTAAPKGPNQDDRPASPAAGELVPGIDMEHYRNTVPLWKRVWQHSLTQMMLLSIQAFCGPAMSDAIAGLGGGGLATPKVSNISNAINYAMLAIVCFLGGPLVNKIGVKWALVLGSMSFPIQGSAYYCNSKFGNQWYLIFSGAISGAGTACWYVAEAGCIMTLAPSGARGKYLALWIVSRNLGQLVGGAINLSKNHVEGADGGITPDTYIAFVIIECLALPFALLIAPFERVVRSDGTKIVMAETLSTKREFKQILKTMTSRLILLSGIWALWSFFYSCVSLSPLRRTYFSVRARALSSLISPFFCIVGCFGLGFILDMKGFSQRRRAQMGLYTVVILNVGVYIWSIIMQNKFNHHNPGHIDWNDGLYPSSFLPYFFVQTTGPLSQSYMYWLLSSFATDAQANVRNGAMFRCIEAIGQAIAYGMNTQTDSNPLIGFTPDQIPADVVAQEQNAALAKAEDV
- a CDS encoding putative C6 transcription factor (transcript_id=CADANIAT00004158), with amino-acid sequence MDSNASPSSNHPSMSFSPAGADIGSAGPGSSRSGTVTDLPQAQVDAIIRAKRKAREPKACYPCHARKVKCDRNLPCDGCVKRDHAELCSYERPSKRRVGTGPDTGYLDGGAGHPAVGAGPAAGGTRTSAGGEAGLDGSVRLKQEPGLSSHTSPAGGGRVSIAREDWDNVRNKLREMEQTLAIMRAGLDKANEEGVGVHSTLETGSVQSADASNRSKGGSPEREGILAPNTLGEGTVHLGSRSVLAYILNNKSGSDQLQALLEGGILPKLGLDNESATYPFVDLWSSEMSTFDISAVCCALPTDQQCKEFFCYYRDIAGAIYPVIEDVALFERNLDLLLHNRNTAGGVYRADDDHAQRPFGMSIAFLGLLFAVLASGCQSSDLPGKERELSSQVYVCCSYQCLRMTNFLSQPTIEAIQTLLVIGNVLSYNMNPGISYVLLGMTLRMGLALGLHVESSHFSTVERYRRRHVWWSMAWQDSHFSLSYDRPSTTAVSQPEIAKREGSKPGDYTYFESLCGVISLALKVVRSRMLSPHSQLSWESIQNYKDQIQKILIEARPYLRDPKYCITPTEHLERTVLKLHSSYFSSELCRPALKSANARDPQTARMRAECLEHLMTTVDAYVEMHTVSPHAARSWITLQRAISSIFLLAVTDETKSNPQFWTLLRRLKAIISERAEAEFDYGADATAASAATAPDRSPMINSLGQPIPNPAGASPAALSSPAGGVAVDPQTQWAKPLTKTLRALEKLEAAFHTHTSPLMTTGASPTYLNPVTAMHGTTNNIVPVSTSASASGMTPNLGSLPPHTPESSTSGEWTIPNILDRAQEYIHPPLWS